ctgcctccagCTATGGGCCAGGGGAATCATGCACCTACGCTGCCAATTATAGCTACAAGAACACTCAAGGTCCTCAAAACTTCATTACAAGAAGCATCACCAATTTTCTTGAAGGCCTTCTCTGAATTTGTCTCATTCCATGGACTTCATAATGTCTCTGCCAGCCAGGTAGAAGAGGAGTCCAGAAAGTAAAACCAGAGGCACCCCTGCTGCAGCGAACATGAAGGACCACCCGTAGTACACATGGACAGGCACATCCTCCAGGCACTTCTCACTCCTCTCCAGAAGGATGTACTTCTGAAAATCAGCAGCAAACTCCTTCCACATCACGAAGAGAAACACCAGCAGGAGAAATAAGCTTCCTGGAAAAAGGGACAAAGAGGAGTTATTCTTCCAACCAGCAGGTGGAACACAGAAATAGAAGAGAGGAAAGGTGGCAGcacttttccatttcttcttgcAGGTCCTTTGCATGACAGCTCAGAGTTGCAGAATTATTATCCATGACCTTGCTCTGTGGGTTGCCATGAAAACCAAGCCCACTCGGTGTGGGAGACACCCACGTGGCTGCCACCAtctcctgctcagctgcaggaaCATGGACAACTTGTGTCTTGGCCACCAAGGGCTCATTACAGCTGGGTACAGACATGGAGAAACCATCACCAACACTGCTGGTGTTCACAGCAGGGAGCTAAAGGTGgagtgcttttccttttttacttttaatatcTGCAGATGTTAAAAATCAAACAGATATCTGGGAGTTGAGTGAGAAGCTGAGACCGAAACTgactttcccctttcttttgaTCCACCTTTCCAAGTAGTGTCAGATCCTATTCCCACGAGAGCTGCAAAGCTACAGGGGTCATTCCTGCTGGTGGCAAGTGTTACCCAGCACCCAACCtgtcccccagcaccagggcagGTAGAGCCCACCCAGCcttgagcagctgctgcagctcatgTGGATCCCCCCCATGTCTTGTGGGTCCCCTTCCTTACCAGAAGCTTTGCAACCAAGGCTTAAAGCACCCAAGGAGGAGGATAGATGATGCTATTTGGCAGAGAAATAACACATAATAGAGCAGAAAAGGCATGCAGTCATGAGATACTAagtaatagaattttttttttaaattacttataaattacttattaaaaaattacttataaATTACTGCTTATAGCAAGAGGCTAGAAAGTCTTCTCACTGGCAAGTGTGGCCCCCTTTGCCCTCCCCAGGAGGAGGGCTGAGGCCACACTGGATCTGAGCAATGAGCTCAACATCAGCATCTTGCTCAACGTGGGTCTGCTCCTCCCAGAGAATCCAAAGTGCTGGGTGGTGGGAGGCTCAGGTCCAGCTCCCCTGCATGAAGCAGGTGACAAAAACTAAGTGGCCTCAATATTATTTACTGTGTCACAGAATATGGAGAGTGGGCTTTAAAGTcagcataaattaaaatacagtgatCTATTAGATGAGATCATCCCTAgagatgatctctagaggtgccttccaacccttaacatTCCCAAAGTAGATCATGATGCTGTGATGACAGATCTGAAAGCACTTCAGTAAGAGCTGAGCTGGCTAATTCCCAGCTAGGACCTTGCTGGTTTTAAATGCTGCCATATAACATGGAGACACATGAACACAGATCAGAATGCAGCAGAGTTGATAATATTTTTAGAGGAGCAAAAAGGTTCAAAAGGAATGGAGCTGACAAACCACCACACAGTTCTGCAGATGCCTTGTGGCTTCTGGTGGATTTCATTTCTCCCCTTGCAATTTTTAGATCAAAGGTAGCTTGTGATATATTCAATTATTCCTCCTGGCAGCTCACAGACTGCACACTCCAACTCCCTTGCTAAAAGGTTTCAGGTAGAGCTTGACCCTGAGGGATCTCCTTAGCCTTGGTGGGACCTAAAACCTTGGATGGAGAAGATAAATCAGTGTTCATCTGTGTTTCTGCCCTTATTGGATATAAACACATCTGCTGTGAGAAGCCTCCACTTCACAAATTGTACCAAAAATGAGACTGATGTGAAGGAAGAAGGGGTTCAAGGTCCCCACCATGTGTTAGAACCTGTCCTATGCTGCCAAATCTACTAAACTGCCTCCCATGCCCCAAATAGCAACTTAATAACCAAAAACTGGAGTAATCTGAGCAGAGGTCACCACATCCTCTTCTTTCCAGCCCTTCCATGGAGAAGTCCCTGTGAGTGCTGGAGAGGCAGGCGAGGAGTTAAACAGCAGCTGGTGTAACATTTGCATGTGCATTCAGAATTTGATACCACTTGAAATCAAAtgcacaaataaatattttagactTTATATGCTGGTCGTGTGCTTCAAATACGAATTATTCTCCTCTAAGACAAGGCTGGGGTGGTTAAATAGTCACATGCTCTTTACAAAATACAATATATTGATAAGGAGGCAATTAAGTGGTTATTACtgatgtaatttaaaattaaattaattagaTAGCAACTGAACCTTGAAAAGCGCTCTTTTAAAGATCAATTTCTATTTCATTAACTTATGATACctactgaaagagaaacaaataaaagaaaccaGCAGGAGAGGACACAGGTATGGTCTTACTTTTCTTTAAATCCTCCTGGTTTTCTTTAGCCAACCAAGGGCCTTGTGTTGGATCATCCCAGGACAATTTAGACTGCCTAAGGCTTGTTTGTTGAAGAAATCAGATTAAAAGCTACCAGATCCTACTGAGGAGGGTGCAGAGAAACCCTGTGAGCAAGTGACAGCATCCCTAAGCTGAcctggagctgaggatggggacGCCATCCCTCCCCTGGCCCTGCCAGGTCTCTCCTGGAAGGATTTATTATTAAACAGGTACTGGAGGTGATGGCACTGCCATGGCATCTAAATTAAGAACGTTTTCACACTCAGGgaaaatgacaagaaaatgtAAGGTAAGCAGCCTTCTTCCCTGGAATAATTAGAGGTGAGTGGTGAGGAGACCCTGGGATTTGCACCAGCTCCTtggtgagaaagagaaaatcaaaaggaggaggggagaggcaCAGAAAGGGCAGCAGAAAAATGCTCACTTGGAACACTCACGGGTGGTCATGGAAGTGCTGAAAAGCTGTCACACCTTCAGACATTAGCAAACTCTTCATAATGAGAATTATCAGGAAGTTTCACTCCCCCATTGCCCATCTAAGCatctggcatttttcttttaaaatgttatttccttTTGGATTTTTCATCTTGTGAATAAGTCTCACTTTACCACCTCCTTTTTTGGGACTTTTAGtctcagctgcagaagaaagagaTCTTCTGCCTCCCACCAGTAATAACTTTTTATGTACAGAGAGAGGTTTCTTCCTGCCTTGggcagcaaaatgaaataatgaaaaaaaaaaaaaaaaatctaattttctaTCTAAGAAATGAGCCTGGCATCAGCAGCAGAGACACAGGatgtgttttggggttgggtGAAGACCCCATCAAACCAGACCATTCCCATGattggggatgctctggggaggAGGCTGGTGGGGGTAATGGTTTGGGATGGCTTGGAGATGTGCAGGCACATGTGGGATGGGCTCTGGCTCTATTTCCCAAGTGAcccagcaggagggaggtggCTCTGGTCCTTTGGAAGGGTTCTCCAAACCACCACCCACTGAGCACTCCGTGTGTTGGGACAGGTGGCAGGTGGGCagataaaaatacagtaaataaaagGCAGTTATGGTGAGGAAGAAACCCTGAGGAATCTAATTGAGTGATAACAATCTTCACCCTAAGGCAGTGAATTCCCCCACTGACCAGGCACAGCATCTCCTCACGGTGATGGCATCAACCAGATTTGCCCCAGTAGGGCCCCTCAGTGACAAATATTTTGCATCATTTTGCAACTATTTCCTACATGGGCTTCCATGACCTCGGtgtgggctgcagggaggttcTGGATGGGATAAAGTTGCATTAGAGGATGCCCTGAGAAGCCAGGGTCTCTTCCAGCCGTGGTGCCCCACCTCACTATCCCACTGCCAGCCCACATTCCTGTTCTACAAATTGCCAACTCTTTCACACGTCCTCCAGGAGGGATGGTTTCTGCCAAGGAGGTTAATTAAAACTGCCCCACAGGCCATGATGAGAAGATGAGATGCTCTTTGTCCCACCTCATCTCTCCCAACCCTGctatctgaaggaaaaaaggtggtgagggagctgaggctgtGTTCAATCTATTGTTCCTACTGCTTAGAGCAATCctgccaaatatttttagaaaggaaaGTGAGCAAATAACCAGGAAGGGATCCATCCTGAACCCATCAGGAAGCCAGTGCCAAGCAGGAGCCAGAGGGCTGAGTTCAGGGATCCCAGatcaaaacaacaaataataataaataaatcagctgAAAATCTCAGCAAACTTTGCTGGAAATGCTGTAATAGCCTCGAATTCCCCATTTAGATGGAAAATCTAAGAGGAAGCCTCTTCCAGCTGAACTCGTTCCTCCTGATGACAGTTAATAAAATGATTGCTGCTCAGATTGAAGCTGCATTAATACAAACTTCAGTTTCAACAGCAGCATCTTTGTCTGATGCCAAGAGGTTTATGTGATGTGTGATCAGAAGTGTCACATTCTGTGCCCCAGCCTCTTCATCAAGGCGTAGGCAAATGAAGTGCAAAAACAAGGGacttggggggagggggaagggacTACAGTGATTTGATACCGCTCAACATCTTTTTCAGGGTATTTGATTTATCTGCCCCGTGTCAGCAGGTGACTGGTCCCAGTTTCTCCATGTGGGCTGCAAGTTGGGTGCTTTGAAGAGGTTAAGGAGGGAGGCAGCCAGTGTGGCACGACTGGGAGGATCCACATCTTCAGCCCCAATCTCAGTAGAAGGGGTGAGCTGAACACACAGACCCACCCCAAGTGGCCAACACTGCTCAGTAGAATCAATCACTGGTACCTGGTGGAGGCTTTTCCCAACCAGAATAATTCTCTGAACCTTGCTGAAATCAAaggctctgctcctctgtgtTGCACAGgggagtaaaaaaaatctttttcccaAATCCCAGCCTCCCTAGGCCTAAGAAATGCCTTGCTAAAGCTTGACTGAGCCCAGAGCTTTATTTCCagtgagggaggagggaaatcCTGGAGATCtcctcagcctggagaagagaaagctccgAGGAAACCCTTCCCATAgctgaagggggctacaggaaagctggagtgGGGCTTCTCACCAGAAAGggcagtgagaggacaaggggtaatggttttaaactgaaagagaggaggtttaggttagacgTGTGTCCCCATCACATCCCTGAGCAGCTCACCTGAGGCGAGGAGGAATCCCCCTCCCACTTTGTAGACGCGGGGGTTGACGAAGGGCACACCACAGACCAGAAGAAGACCTCCTACCAGCCCAGCTGCCACAGCCAGCATGATGAATGCTGTCCAGAAGCCTCTGTACactgcaaaagaagaaaaaaaaaaaagaaaaaaaaaaattaaaatcagggGAGGAAAAGTGGTTTTCAGAAGTCCACACTTCACTCCTGCAACAGCCTGTGAGGATGCTTGagatggatggggctttgagacTGAAGAGCAGCAAGTTGAGGATGGATGTCAATGCCCTAAATGGTGGGACTGGGATGAGTATAAGGGGCTGGGAGGGTTTGCCAGGGAAGCACAGAGATCAGAGGGCACCGTGCTCAGATGTGCCAGTGGGGGCTGGAAGGGCTtggcaagaaaggaaaaaaaatggggaaatttGGAGAGAGATGAACTCAGGCCACATCTTTGTTCCATTTTAATTAACACTTGCAGAAGGTGCCggatttctggttttgaataaAGGCAGTTTTTATTGGTGGGATTGAAGAGAAATGAGAAGCTCACGATTCCCCCCACTAATGGCCTCTCCATCCACCAGGTTTGGGGAGGTTTGCTGGGACTTCAGGCATCCACAGCAGCCAGAGTTCAGCAAGGTTGTGTCCAATACATCCTACAGGCTGGACTTGGCTTGCTAATTTAAATCTCTTAGTAGCCAAGTCAATGCCATAAACCTTGGCCACAGGTGGTGGTCATCAGCCAAAGCCCCTGATACTTCCCTGTTCATAATTCCCCTGGTCCCCTCAGCCcaccccatctcctgctgcctgtccACTGGTTAGAAAGACCTGAGCTGAGCCCGAGCCAGTGGGTAACAGTGAAATGATTCACACTTTAAGTGAAAATGCTCCAGAGAAGATGCATTTTACTCATTTGAAACCATTTTGTCAGGAGAGCCACTCAGGGAGAGATAAGTATCCTGAACTCTCCAAAACCCCAGAATTCATTTTCATGTTTAACCTCCCAGCACCCATTCCTCCCAGGGAACCTCTGAGGCTGCAGATAAGGCAGAATTATCTCAGGAGCAGGTAATAGCTGGAGGATCCCCCCTTCTTGGGCTGCCTCCTGGTTTGTCCCCATTTGCATATGAGGATGGACCAGTTGGGAGGAAAATGAACTTTCATGGCAGAAGCTTCTGCTCAAGGCAGAGCTCTGAAGGTTTTGCAGAGGGGTGGGTGCCCTAACTGTGGGTGCTGAGACAtcctcagctccctggggatcACAGCAGGATGGGTGCCAGgagcctgtccccagcaccccctgtcCCATCACACATTGctgagcagctggagaaggTTTCATAGCCAGGGCTGACAGGCAGGGACAGATGCCTCCAGAGCCCTTTATTtagcatgggaaaaaaaaatagtgtgttTAGTGAGCTCACTCAGAAACTAGACAGGGTTCCTGCCTCTcctaagcagaaaaaaaaaaaaaaaaaacaaaaacaaaaaagccacaatGGGTTCCTCCTTCTACCCTTGACTGGTCCCTTGTATCCATTTCCCACCACAGCATCTTCCCCAAGGTAGGAATCCtgcacagcaaaagaaatggCCTTGTCCTCCCTCTTTCTACTGACAAATGTGGttggttgttgggtttgggtttttttttttcctattagttcctcattaaaaaaaaaaaaaaaaaaagtaaagaaagaaagaactaaAAAGGTACTGCTAAAGGCTAAGGAAAAGGTCAAGATGTTTGTTTGTGCAGTattcctgccccagctccccgGAGGCAACATGGAGTGATGCAGACTATTTAAAGAAATCaattcatttcagaaaaagatCATTGAATTAATTCGTGCTGCTGCCACCAATTTGGCAAATTAAAATTCCCAACAGCAGCTGATTCATTACAGAACTCTGAAAACGTAGAGAAACgtagataaaaaataaataaataaaaaggaaccTGTTGAAAAGAGATCTCTCCAACTGTGTAGGGTTCAGTGCATTAAAAACAAGCCAGACACTTACCTGGATCTTCTCAAAATTTGGTCCTTtcactgatttttgtttttttccagtgcttgtCTATTTTAACCTTGCACCAAATCAACCCCAGGAAGCCAGAACCTAGAAACAAATGAGcaccaaccaccaccaccaggctgcagcccaggagaaatGCTTTGGGTTTCTTGCCCACAGGGTCTGAATTTGGCTCTGGAGCAGAAACCCTTTGCCTCCACCTCCTCCTAGGAAGCAAGGAggtgggagaaaggagaggatgGATTTAACATCCTCCTTTACTTTTAGGAGCACCCAGCAGGAGGGTGCAGGGCTGGCTCTGGGGACAGAAGATGTGGGAGAACATCTCGGTGTCCTCAGAGCTTGGGATAATTAACTGAGCAAAACCACTTTGTGAAGGAGCTTCCCCAAAAATCTTGGTTCCCAGGACAGCACTGACACACACCCAGGGTAAAcctctgggagaggaggagggaaaccCACCTGCTGTGGTGTCATAGGAAGGGTGGGGGAAAGGTCCAAGAGCAATGGGCAGTGGGAAGAGGTAACCATGCATGCAGAACTTGGGGTGTGCTTGGCTGGCTggaaaagaacaacagaaaacaaaacaaataaacaaaaaatgtatttgcctTCATTTCCTGCAAAATCACAGTATCTGGAAAATCCATGCAAAACACTCAGGGTAGAGGGGTGGGAAGTGAAGACGGATAGTGAATCCTGtttagaaggaaaatgaaattaaaataaaataattaagacaattttaaaaaagaaaaggaaaaggaagaagaaaaaagaaaaggaaagaaaaaggaaaagaaaaagggaaaaggaaaagaaagagaaaaagaaagaaaaagaaaaagaaaaagaaaaagaaaaagaaaaagaaaaagaaaaagaaaaagaaaaagaaaaagaaaaagaaaaagaaaaagaaaaagaaaaaagaaaagaaaaagaaaaaagaaaaaagaaaaaaaaagaaaaagaaaaagaaaagaaaaagaaagagaaaaaagaaaagaaagacaaagaaaaagaaaaaaaggaaaaagaaaaagaaaaagaaaaagaaaaagaaaaagaaaaagaaaaagaaaaagaaaaagaaaaagaaaaagaaaaagaaaaagaaaaagaaaaagaaaaagaaaaagaaaaagaaaaaggagaagaagaagaaaaaggaaaaggaaaagaaaaagaaaaagaaaaagaaaaagaaaaagaaaaagaaaaagaaaaagaaaaagaaaaagaaaaagaaaaaagaaaaagaaaaagaaaaagaaaagaaaaagaaagagaaaaaagaaaaaggaaaaggaaaagaaaaagaaaaagaaaaagaaaaagaaaaagaaaaagaaaaaagaaaagaaaaagaaaaaagaaaaaagaaaaaaaaagaaaaagaaaaagaaaagaaaaagaaagagaaaaaagaaaagaaagacaaagaaaaagaaaaaaaggaaaaagaaaaagaaaaagaaaaagaaaaagaaaaagaaaaagaaaaagaaaaagaaaaagaaaaagaaaaagaaaaagaaaaagaaaaagaaaaagaaaaagaaaaagaaaaagaaaaagaaaaagaaaaaggagaagaagaagaaaaaggaaaaggaaaaggaaaaggaaaagaaaaagaaaaagaaaaagaaaaagaaaaagaaaaagaaaaagaaaaagaaaaagaaaaagaaaaagaaaaagaaaaagaaaaagaaaaagaaaaagaaaaagaaaaagaaagagaaaaagaaaaaggaaagaaaaaggaaaagaaaaagggaaaaggaaaagaaagagaaaaagaagaaaaagaaagacaaagaaaaaggaaaaggaaaaggaaaaggaaaaggaaaaggaaaaggaaaaggaaaaggaaaaggaaaaggaaaaggaaaaggaaaagaaaaaaaaagaaaaagaaaagaaaaagaaagagaaaaaagaaaaggaaaagaaaaagaaaaagaaaaagaaaaagaaaaagaaagaaaaagaaagaaagaaaaagaaaaagaaagaaaaagaaaaagaaaaagaaaaagaaaaagaaaaagaaaaagaaaaagaaaaagaaaaagaaaaagaaaaagaaaaagaaaaagaaaaagaaaaagaaaaagaaaaagaaaaggaaaaagaaaagaaaaagaaagtgaaaaagaaaaaggaaagaaaaaggaaaagaaaaagggaaaaggaaaagaaagagaaaaagaagaaaaagaaagacaaagacaaagaagaagaaaaaggaaaaggaagagaaaaaggaaaaggaaaagaaaaaaaaaaagaaaaagaaaaaaaaaagaaaaagaaaaaggaaaaaaggaaggggaaaagggggaaaggaggggaaaaaaggaggaaaagaagaaaaaataaactaataaaataataaaaaaaaaagactgatgaGAGAGAGGGGAGACATCACAGAGTCTGAGGCTGCTACCTGCACACCCTGCGGTCTCCACAACCTGAGCCTGACATGGGCATCAATCACGACTGAGGGAGCAACTCAAACCAATGTAAATATTCACAATATTCCCATTGCTCTTTTCCTCCAGAAACAGCCTTGGAAGGGGCAGAGGAATTTGGGAACCAGAACAAGAACTGCAGTTTGTGAGGAGGCAAAACACAATTAGGCTGGAAGTGCCCCATCAATATTAATACCACTGAGGCTTATCATGATTAACAGTAATAGAATGAATgttaaatgaattaattaatgGTTGGCCACTTATTTAAATATGTTCCCCAGCTCAAAGGAACACTTTATAATAGGTGGACATTAGTTCATGCTAAATTGACTATGGAATACCTATTGAATTAATTATTACATCCACGAGAGCAGCAAATTAATTTGCCATGATCAATCCTATTATAATAAATACCTAAATTATTAAAGTAATACAAATTTGCCAGTTATTAGAAAGTCGTTTTACTTCAGGTAACATTATATTATAGAATTTATTCCCATATAATGTAACTGGACAGCAAACCCCCTTTCTcaaatgtgttcttttttttttttttttaatcaaaacatttccctgaaaaaaaaaaaaaaaaaaaaaaaaatctcaacattGCTCAGTTGAACAGTGGCAGGAACTGCTCCTGCAAGATTTTACAGGAAACACAGTGAAGGGACTGGGGGACAGCAAAGTCATCTGAAATTTTAATCACAGCAAAGTCAATTTCTTGTGGGAACCTGCACAGTTCCAGCCAAACCCCTCCAACACCATCAGCTGCCACGTGAGCAGCTTCCAGCAGACCAAAGCCAACCTGAGCCCAGGGTCAAGGCTTCTGCAGTGTTCAAAACCTTTGCAGAACTTattaaaatctccttttttaaaatctctgatATGCCTCCAGGCTTGGGGCACCCCAGGGGAAAGCTGTTCTCTAATTACCCACCAGGCACTAACACCATTGCTGGCTCAGGGTGTCAGGGGGTGGTCTCACTCCTTTGCTCTTTCTGGTGGGACCAAGAGCTTACACCAGGTGGCACCAGTTGGTCTCTCCGAACAGGTTTCACCTTctacttcaattttttttttcgttctttcagaacaaaaaaaatattttgcctccATCTCTTTGTTCACATAGAGAACCAGATCTGTCAGCACAAGTTTTAGGAATTGCAGAAGGGACAGTATTGTAAATTCGAGTCATGGAGTATTTACCAGAAGActtattaaatgtaattttagtGATGCAAAATGGgcaagaacttaaaaaaaaaccctaagtcTTGCATGCTGAAGGGATATAGCCATGAGAGGTTCTGAACACCCAAGGAGGCCACCACTCCATAAGACTTTGTCTGTTTCAAAAGGCATTAAGAGGTTCCTACATTTCTACAAACAACCATCTGAGAGCAAAGTCCAAgtcaaaaaaaaagagcagagaaatggGGAGCCAAGTTTGTTTTTGataaagagtgaaaaaaaaaaaaagaagaaataaaaatgtacacaACCACTTCCTCATCCCTGTGAGCCCTTCTTGTGCCTGTTTGCCACTCAAACCATGAGGGACCATTGGGGATCTGGTGCCCTGGCATCATACTCACTGTACCAGAAGGTCCAAATGCTCTCAGGATGCCCCTCACCAAAGAACCAGCATCTCCAGAAGAAGCCCTCGTGGTGGAAAGTGAGgatctccttcctctcctctgccagcaCTTCATCCTGCGGAGAAAAGAAGCCCAGGTTGATAAGGGGGTGGCTGTGGTTGAAAGATGAGGAGTGTGGATTTGGGGCTTGGGCAGGTGTTGCTCTCATTTTTTGGTTGGGGTTCTTCTCTGCTGTTGTTTGAGTTGGCTTCAGAAGGGTTGGGCAACACAGAGGCAGATGCTGCCCTTGACTTTCTGCCATCTCAGAGCCACAAAACATCCTGATAAGAAATCCTCTTGCAGACCttcacaaaaaacccactttctcctctctctgatGTCTTTAAAGCactggctgctggagctggttAAGGTATGCTGGGGAGCATGGACTCAGCTTCTTAAACATGTTccttaaataaattttactgCTGTTGTAACCAGCTTGAGGCAGGCTGAATACCAGGTAGACAATTTTAGGCATGACCCAATGCAACTGTTCAGATGTCCTTGCTTCTCTGCAGGGCCCACGTAAGGTCtggctccagcccagctccaacATTCCCCATGTACCAGCCTCTTCCAATCACCAGCCCAAAggtttcctcctttttctcctcctgttgaGCCCAgtagaaattaatattaaatttaaatgagAGATGAATTAATCTGCCCACACCAGTCTTCTTGTAGACCAGGATAAGGATTTGGACAATTCCTCTCTTTTTGATGAGTCTACTTCTACCCCCAGAGCAGATCTATCAGCACGAGGTTTAGGTCTTTGCAGAAGGGACAATTTACCAGAAGACTTCTTAAAACTAGACCCAAATCAGTTTTGCCTTTATCACATACTTTTTGGTAAAGGAGACGTGACAGATTTTGTAGAGGATGAAGAAACTCCACCCAGGATTGGATCCTGGGAACTGGAGAAAAGAGACAGGACTTGAGGGGAGGTGCTAGAAAATACTTCCCTTGCCTCCAAGTTTTTATGCAAAGAGTTATGACAACTTCCAGGACCTGCTTCTCCTCCTACTGTCAGGATAAAAATACCAACTATGACAATGGTAACATCAAACTTCATCacctgggcagctgctgacttCGTGCTGCTACTGCATGTTTAATCCCTGCTGGGCAGATCCTCCAGCCCATCCTTATCTGTAAGGGACAGGATTTgccagtttcagaaaaaaaacacagcctgTTGCACACaactgaaatagaaataatagaaacagagtctgaaatagaaataaaatagctCTGAGGAAAGAGTCATAGCAGTTTCTCTTTCTACCCAGTGCTTTTGAAGTCTCTCTGCCTTGGCGATGGGCACAGGAGCACTGGGCCAAGAGAGGTTCTGACAAGACCAAGATTCTTATTCACATC
The Heliangelus exortis chromosome 14, bHelExo1.hap1, whole genome shotgun sequence DNA segment above includes these coding regions:
- the LOC139802369 gene encoding transmembrane protein 182-like, which produces MKVGIAALVAGILAGSGVLLFLLAFGTDYWLLATESCGVFQSGNSTLQSGEDEVLAEERKEILTFHHEGFFWRCWFFGEGHPESIWTFWYTSQAHPKFCMHGYLFPLPIALGPFPHPSYDTTAVYRGFWTAFIMLAVAAGLVGGLLLVCGVPFVNPRVYKVGGGFLLASGSLFLLLVFLFVMWKEFAADFQKYILLERSEKCLEDVPVHVYYGWSFMFAAAGVPLVLLSGLLFYLAGRDIMKSME